One genomic region from Spirosoma sp. KCTC 42546 encodes:
- a CDS encoding VapE domain-containing protein has translation MTTSLTANISNKSGEQKKSFKPELQSSIDGTITKVQKSESATGNTLSESKEEPKIVRLKRYLEKYDFRLDIVGNELEFRTRRPPGQEELFTTLNENSLSVELYTAGFLGFEKQLMALMRSDYVLSYNPIQHYFEGLPKWDESKPDYIGQLAGFVKACNQEWFAAQYRKMLVRTVACGIGEIAFNKQCMVFVGFQDDGKSSFIRFHVPKPLEKYYTEHIEFDSKDGKIALCENFLINLDELADFSKVDINKAKAYFTEDTIKVRRPFASRPTRDKRRASFFGSTNQNNFLTDETGNVRWLIIEINKNGINHDSGGPSGYSRNVDIDLVWSQAYALLKSGFAFQMTRQEIEQSEQHNRQHMQNTTERELIIKHVQPAEPKAPGAEFMMAGEIERELARYYENKVKINANNIGKALRSLGFPLISGRRDDCTYPIQAYWVTLFSNPQISKKN, from the coding sequence ATGACTACCTCTCTAACTGCAAATATTTCGAATAAATCTGGTGAGCAAAAAAAAAGCTTTAAACCAGAATTACAATCGTCCATTGATGGTACGATTACCAAAGTTCAGAAGTCAGAATCTGCTACAGGTAATACATTATCAGAAAGCAAAGAAGAGCCCAAGATTGTTCGTCTGAAACGATATTTAGAGAAGTATGACTTTCGACTCGACATCGTAGGTAACGAACTTGAGTTCCGAACGAGAAGGCCTCCTGGCCAGGAAGAGTTATTCACAACCCTCAACGAAAATTCACTGAGCGTTGAGCTTTACACGGCGGGTTTTTTAGGCTTCGAGAAACAACTAATGGCCTTAATGCGGTCGGATTACGTTTTGTCTTACAATCCCATCCAGCACTATTTTGAAGGCTTACCTAAATGGGACGAATCGAAACCAGACTACATCGGCCAACTGGCAGGTTTTGTAAAAGCCTGTAACCAGGAATGGTTTGCAGCACAGTACCGAAAGATGCTGGTTCGTACTGTTGCTTGTGGTATTGGGGAAATTGCCTTTAATAAACAGTGTATGGTGTTTGTGGGCTTCCAAGATGATGGAAAATCTTCCTTTATTCGTTTCCACGTCCCCAAGCCCTTAGAAAAGTACTACACCGAACATATTGAGTTTGATTCCAAAGATGGTAAAATCGCTTTATGTGAAAATTTCCTGATTAATCTTGATGAGCTAGCCGATTTTTCGAAAGTAGACATAAACAAAGCAAAGGCCTATTTTACTGAGGATACCATAAAAGTACGTCGACCCTTTGCCAGTCGCCCCACACGAGATAAGAGGAGGGCCAGCTTTTTTGGCTCGACTAATCAAAACAACTTTCTCACCGATGAGACTGGTAATGTCCGTTGGTTAATCATCGAAATTAATAAAAACGGTATAAACCATGACAGTGGTGGGCCATCCGGCTACTCTCGTAATGTGGATATTGACCTGGTATGGTCACAGGCCTATGCGCTATTAAAAAGCGGCTTCGCTTTCCAAATGACTAGGCAAGAAATTGAGCAATCCGAACAGCATAATCGGCAGCACATGCAAAATACAACTGAACGGGAACTGATAATAAAACACGTCCAGCCTGCCGAGCCTAAAGCTCCTGGGGCTGAATTTATGATGGCTGGAGAGATTGAGCGAGAGCTTGCCAGGTACTATGAAAATAAAGTAAAGATTAACGCCAACAACATTGGTAAAGCACTACGCTCATTAGGGTTCCCATTGATTTCTGGAAGGCGCGACGATTGTACTTATCCAATACAAGCTTATTGGGTAACACTTTTTTCTAACCCTCAAATTTCAAAAAAAAACTAA
- a CDS encoding toprim domain-containing protein, with translation MIPTAEIDHIKKSIGIIDVLASRGIMPVSQAQNELTYHSPLRNDQKPSFHVNTQDNVFKDVVVHEHRGDVIRLVQLLDGVSFSMAMQTLRQFDSLLEQPSFFLSGSIAQSLPASKDKIREVKLLQNPALIRYVESRGISIAIARMYLREVHYSHNSRYLYAVGFTNDSEGYALRNGVGCKRNIGPSDITTLSGSAVETTYNACNVFEGFFDFLSCLVYYGVQAPKCTTYVLNSVANVHRLLPTLTKYTKINVFFDNDKAGKGCLDTLQQHFPTVYDCSSLYTRHNDFNDFLTNLSAK, from the coding sequence ATGATTCCGACTGCCGAAATTGATCATATTAAGAAGAGTATTGGCATTATCGACGTGCTAGCTAGTCGCGGTATTATGCCCGTCAGCCAAGCTCAAAACGAGCTGACCTATCACTCACCTCTGCGGAATGACCAGAAGCCATCTTTCCACGTAAATACTCAGGATAATGTTTTCAAGGATGTGGTTGTGCACGAACATAGAGGGGATGTAATCCGGCTCGTACAATTACTCGACGGTGTAAGCTTTTCGATGGCCATGCAGACACTTCGCCAATTCGATTCCTTACTCGAACAGCCCTCCTTTTTCCTCAGCGGCTCTATTGCTCAATCATTACCAGCCAGCAAAGACAAAATTCGAGAGGTAAAGTTACTCCAGAACCCAGCACTAATACGCTATGTCGAAAGCCGGGGTATTAGTATAGCTATCGCCCGAATGTACCTGCGTGAAGTACATTATAGTCACAACAGTCGCTACCTATACGCGGTAGGATTTACTAACGACAGCGAAGGCTACGCGTTACGAAATGGCGTAGGTTGCAAACGAAATATCGGCCCTTCCGACATCACAACACTGTCTGGTTCGGCCGTAGAAACTACATACAATGCCTGTAATGTTTTTGAGGGATTCTTCGACTTTCTGTCGTGTCTTGTCTACTATGGGGTACAGGCCCCTAAATGCACTACATACGTGCTGAACAGTGTCGCTAACGTCCACCGCCTACTACCAACACTCACGAAATACACCAAAATCAATGTCTTTTTCGACAACGACAAGGCCGGAAAAGGCTGTCTAGACACGCTCCAGCAGCATTTTCCGACAGTGTACGACTGTTCGTCTCTCTATACTCGACACAACGACTTTAATGACTTTTTGACCAATTTATCTGCTAAATGA
- a CDS encoding patatin-like phospholipase family protein: protein MDSQIDLNNPESRGQNANLNESESFLINLVILWQVFRNIAFLPFILGLSAYLFLGVGQLHDVIIGLKPVYVQEYQTTLEETMLFQGFLYIYPIALFLWAFTTYSCARIVLISPIDVYKNGYSVRLIKYTPSLLSLLPFVTMSIVFSSNAKYLLITFFCFAITFGILWLYRNKIDKLFPQIDWSSRANTSIRDDWNELLNSKAARFFILFNSIFIFILLVIFLLPLRLGIAIWMGPIPIVMMGMAFLMMISSTIVYFNDNRNRPVTFIAIISLIILSQFTDNSALQGIDSPLTESSRPDIEAHFLTWAKKRCPKLDQEIPLIIVAAEGGGIRALNWTARSLWSLNNPLPYFNKYLYAISGVSGGSVGASMYNSYIFDIDRYPELAPYVLNRLTFQQICRDDYVSGLTSAYLFPEVMQTFIPYPISYFDRTKWLENSWSNGYRRMTKHAIDSVKSFKPNVLYKDGLTTLDNSFLKLWRTKGIKIGEEKFELPSLLLNCTLAETGQKAIVSNLRLDAESFIDVVDVFKYTNQDMPIKTAASASARFPFVTSGGLIENRIIDKVLQSGHLTDGGYFDNTGIETAVQLLNTLLRVASKNKIRVRPVIIFIQNGNGAYADKQQAIFTARSIRVPWGSFYNSWNRGSITRNNMYNILFQRTFIDSTRIDKIAYVKIGLKWDYDGEYPLGWYLSRATVSQMNKRLYQIFDNKNFFKTYPELDSLKFHISRLEEINQANKKNSLLIKETKPRNSLTNILDQSDSSMSKALKTAILKGRGIGNLNY from the coding sequence ATGGATTCACAGATCGATTTAAACAACCCGGAAAGTAGGGGGCAGAATGCCAATTTAAATGAAAGCGAATCTTTCCTTATTAACCTTGTTATACTTTGGCAGGTATTTCGAAATATTGCGTTTTTACCCTTTATATTAGGTTTATCTGCCTATTTATTCTTGGGAGTTGGCCAGCTTCATGATGTTATCATAGGGCTCAAGCCAGTTTATGTTCAAGAATATCAAACTACCCTTGAAGAAACAATGCTTTTTCAAGGATTTCTATACATTTATCCAATCGCATTGTTTCTTTGGGCATTTACTACGTATAGTTGCGCGCGAATTGTTTTAATCTCACCAATAGATGTATATAAAAACGGATATAGCGTAAGGCTCATTAAATACACTCCGTCTTTATTGTCCTTACTTCCATTCGTAACAATGAGTATTGTTTTTTCTAGCAATGCGAAATACTTGCTAATAACTTTTTTTTGTTTCGCTATTACTTTTGGAATACTGTGGTTGTATAGAAATAAAATTGATAAGTTATTTCCGCAAATTGATTGGTCATCTCGAGCCAATACATCAATTCGTGATGATTGGAACGAACTCCTGAACTCAAAAGCGGCTAGATTTTTTATTTTATTTAATAGTATTTTTATATTTATTTTATTGGTAATTTTTTTACTCCCATTAAGGCTTGGTATTGCTATTTGGATGGGGCCAATACCGATTGTTATGATGGGGATGGCTTTCCTTATGATGATATCTTCTACTATTGTTTACTTTAATGATAATAGGAATAGGCCTGTAACTTTTATTGCAATAATTAGCTTAATTATATTAAGCCAGTTTACAGATAACTCAGCGTTACAAGGAATTGACTCGCCATTAACTGAGTCTAGTAGACCAGATATTGAGGCACATTTTTTGACATGGGCTAAAAAACGTTGTCCAAAACTAGACCAAGAAATACCGCTTATCATTGTTGCTGCTGAAGGAGGTGGTATACGTGCCTTAAATTGGACAGCACGATCACTATGGAGCCTGAACAATCCTCTTCCTTACTTTAATAAATATTTATATGCAATAAGCGGAGTATCAGGAGGGTCTGTTGGAGCTTCTATGTATAATTCATATATTTTTGATATAGATCGTTACCCAGAATTAGCACCCTATGTGTTAAATAGATTAACATTTCAACAGATTTGTCGGGATGATTATGTATCTGGTTTGACTTCGGCCTATCTTTTTCCCGAGGTAATGCAAACCTTTATACCTTATCCAATAAGCTATTTTGATCGGACAAAATGGTTAGAAAATTCTTGGTCAAATGGTTATAGACGCATGACAAAACATGCGATTGATTCTGTTAAATCTTTCAAGCCTAACGTTCTTTACAAGGATGGATTAACGACTCTTGATAATTCATTTCTTAAATTATGGCGAACAAAAGGAATTAAAATTGGAGAAGAAAAATTTGAACTTCCATCTTTGCTACTTAACTGTACACTTGCTGAAACGGGTCAAAAAGCCATTGTATCTAATTTAAGGTTAGACGCAGAATCTTTTATAGATGTAGTTGATGTATTTAAATATACCAATCAGGATATGCCTATTAAGACTGCGGCTTCAGCTTCGGCACGTTTTCCGTTTGTGACAAGCGGAGGATTAATTGAAAATCGCATTATAGATAAAGTTCTACAAAGTGGACATTTGACCGATGGAGGATACTTTGATAATACGGGTATTGAAACGGCAGTACAGCTTCTGAATACATTGTTAAGGGTCGCAAGTAAAAATAAAATTCGCGTACGACCTGTAATTATCTTCATTCAAAATGGCAATGGGGCGTATGCGGACAAGCAGCAAGCAATCTTTACCGCTCGATCAATACGAGTTCCATGGGGAAGTTTCTATAATTCTTGGAACAGAGGTTCTATTACTCGTAACAACATGTACAATATTCTTTTTCAACGAACATTTATTGACTCCACACGGATAGATAAAATTGCTTATGTAAAAATTGGATTGAAGTGGGATTACGATGGAGAGTACCCCTTAGGGTGGTATTTGTCGAGAGCAACAGTAAGCCAAATGAATAAACGATTATATCAGATATTCGATAATAAAAACTTTTTTAAGACTTATCCTGAGTTAGATTCGTTGAAATTTCACATTTCGCGACTTGAAGAAATAAATCAAGCTAATAAAAAAAACTCACTCCTTATCAAAGAAACGAAACCGCGAAACAGTTTAACGAACATTTTAGACCAATCTGATAGTAGTATGTCGAAAGCCTTAAAGACTGCTATCTTGAAAGGCCGAGGTATTGGCAATTTGAATTATTAG
- a CDS encoding class I SAM-dependent DNA methyltransferase codes for MANHQEHINLIWQIADLLRGPYRPPQYERVMLPMTVLRRFDCVLEPTKEAVLIKYEQIKDKPSSQGQALDARLNEVSGQRFHNHSPLTFEKLRGAPNNIAQDLVSYINGFSANVRQIFDYFEFEKEIEKMEEANILYLVVSRFSTVDLHPVRVNNVQMGLIFENLIRRFNELANETAGDHFTPREVIALMINLLFINDDALLTVPGTVRRMLDPTCGTGGMLAEAQSYLKEHHLEAKLYAYGQDYNKRAFATAASDMLIKEVAHNGMGENIKYGDSLIDDQFEGATFDYLIANPPFGVDWKKQQKEIIYEHEKRGFAGRFGAGLPRVNDGALLFLQHMISKFEPVDEANRKYGSRLAVVFSGSPLFTGGAGSGESNIRRWIIENDWLEAVVALPEQMFYNTGIGTYIWVVTNRKEKQRKGKIQLVDARDVYMPMRRSMGDKRRKIGGAEEGEPDQIGDIVRLYGQFTQGGQSKVFDNEDFGYTRVTVERPLRLRYQMTYDDKSRFLDACPWLLDDIQDIDKKLGREPQTDWNKVDAQIRTLLKKRNAKWKATEHKLFRDVFTTKDPAAQAVRKSKDEDEYEADADLRDFENIPLTQDIDTYFAREVIPHVPDAWMDRSKDKVGYEINFNRYFYKFNTPRPLSVIDAELKKAEDLILELLKEVTE; via the coding sequence ATGGCCAATCACCAGGAACATATAAATCTTATCTGGCAAATCGCCGATCTACTACGTGGTCCTTACCGTCCACCTCAGTATGAGCGCGTTATGCTCCCCATGACTGTTTTGCGTCGCTTCGATTGCGTACTTGAACCAACCAAAGAGGCCGTTTTAATTAAATACGAACAGATTAAAGACAAACCCTCGTCGCAGGGGCAGGCGCTTGATGCCCGGCTAAATGAAGTATCAGGACAACGGTTTCACAACCACTCTCCCCTCACATTTGAAAAGCTGCGGGGTGCCCCAAACAACATTGCTCAGGATCTGGTCAGCTATATAAACGGCTTCTCGGCTAACGTGCGCCAGATTTTCGACTACTTCGAGTTTGAGAAGGAGATTGAAAAGATGGAGGAAGCTAATATCCTGTATCTGGTCGTCTCGCGATTTAGTACGGTTGATCTGCACCCGGTTCGGGTGAATAACGTACAGATGGGATTGATTTTCGAGAACCTGATTCGGCGGTTCAATGAATTGGCTAATGAAACCGCCGGTGATCACTTTACCCCCCGCGAGGTCATTGCGCTGATGATTAACCTCCTGTTCATAAACGATGATGCCTTGCTAACGGTGCCGGGAACAGTGCGCCGGATGCTGGACCCAACCTGCGGAACGGGGGGGATGCTGGCCGAAGCACAGTCGTATCTGAAGGAACATCATCTGGAAGCTAAGTTGTACGCCTATGGGCAGGATTATAACAAACGGGCGTTTGCTACGGCGGCTTCCGACATGCTCATTAAGGAAGTGGCTCACAACGGCATGGGTGAAAACATCAAGTACGGCGACAGCCTGATTGATGACCAGTTCGAGGGGGCCACTTTCGATTACCTCATTGCGAATCCTCCCTTCGGTGTTGACTGGAAAAAGCAACAAAAAGAGATCATCTACGAGCACGAAAAGCGCGGTTTTGCCGGGCGGTTTGGAGCCGGGTTGCCCCGCGTGAACGATGGTGCCCTGCTGTTTTTACAGCACATGATCAGCAAGTTTGAGCCCGTTGATGAAGCTAACAGGAAATACGGCTCCCGGCTGGCGGTCGTGTTTAGCGGCTCACCCCTGTTTACGGGCGGTGCCGGTTCGGGGGAGAGCAACATCCGACGCTGGATCATCGAAAACGATTGGCTCGAAGCCGTGGTAGCTCTGCCCGAACAGATGTTTTATAACACCGGCATTGGTACCTACATCTGGGTTGTGACCAACCGCAAAGAGAAACAGCGGAAGGGCAAAATTCAGTTGGTCGATGCACGTGACGTGTACATGCCAATGCGCCGGAGTATGGGTGACAAACGCCGGAAGATTGGCGGGGCCGAAGAAGGTGAGCCCGATCAGATTGGCGACATTGTCCGTCTCTACGGCCAGTTTACACAGGGCGGCCAGTCGAAAGTATTCGACAATGAAGACTTTGGCTATACCCGCGTAACGGTGGAGCGACCGCTACGTCTGCGCTACCAGATGACCTACGACGATAAATCCCGTTTTCTGGATGCCTGCCCCTGGCTGCTCGATGACATACAGGACATTGATAAAAAGCTGGGCCGAGAACCACAAACCGACTGGAATAAAGTAGATGCCCAAATACGGACGTTGTTGAAAAAGCGGAATGCCAAATGGAAGGCAACGGAGCATAAGTTGTTCCGCGACGTATTTACGACCAAAGACCCAGCAGCCCAAGCGGTACGAAAAAGTAAAGACGAAGACGAATACGAAGCCGACGCCGACCTGCGCGACTTTGAGAACATTCCGCTAACGCAGGATATCGACACCTATTTTGCACGAGAGGTAATCCCGCACGTACCCGATGCCTGGATGGACCGTAGTAAAGACAAGGTGGGATACGAGATTAATTTCAACCGGTATTTTTACAAATTCAACACGCCCCGCCCGCTATCCGTTATTGATGCCGAACTGAAAAAAGCCGAAGATCTGATTTTGGAATTATTAAAGGAGGTAACGGAATGA
- a CDS encoding restriction endonuclease subunit S has protein sequence MIYSPNNVKIPADWSITRADAILNHINNPIRSQSLKDGIFFHYSIPAIQDTGDGKIEDGIDIDSDKLLLEGGEILISKLNPEKGCVIIAESHEIPTICSTELVPLRVKSASSVNSKYVFYVYSSNSTRDLLASRSESATRSHKRVNPSEIAKLKFPLPPLNTQNQIANYLDRETSHIDALIQAKENLLTMLTEKRQALITNAVTCGLDPNVPLKPSGVDWLGNIPEHWEVERTRWLFKERNERSETGEEEMLTVSHITGVTSRSEKDVNMFEAESNEGYKICFPGDLVINTLWAWMGAMGISPLHGIVSPAYHVYIPLSRIEPAYIDTIVRLPIFASEVTRYSKGVWSSRLRLYPEGLYEVYLPVPPLEEQRQIVDHIKVELNKINKFQSAAEQSITLLKERRSALITAAVTGQIEIPV, from the coding sequence ATGATTTATTCGCCAAATAATGTAAAAATCCCTGCCGATTGGTCTATCACGAGAGCTGATGCGATATTAAACCATATCAATAATCCTATTAGATCTCAATCTTTAAAAGATGGAATATTCTTTCACTATTCTATTCCTGCAATTCAAGATACTGGTGATGGTAAGATCGAAGATGGAATTGATATTGATAGTGATAAGCTCTTACTAGAAGGAGGAGAAATTTTGATTTCTAAATTAAATCCAGAAAAAGGCTGTGTAATTATCGCTGAATCGCATGAAATCCCCACGATTTGTTCTACTGAGTTAGTACCGCTCCGAGTTAAGAGCGCTAGTTCTGTTAACTCTAAATACGTTTTCTATGTGTATTCTTCTAATTCAACAAGGGATCTTTTAGCGTCCAGGTCAGAGTCAGCTACAAGAAGTCATAAACGTGTTAATCCTAGTGAAATAGCAAAACTAAAATTTCCATTACCTCCATTAAATACTCAAAATCAGATTGCTAATTACCTTGACCGGGAAACATCTCACATTGACGCACTGATTCAGGCTAAAGAAAACTTGCTTACTATGTTGACCGAGAAGCGGCAGGCACTCATTACGAACGCCGTCACCTGTGGCCTTGACCCCAACGTACCCCTAAAACCATCTGGCGTTGATTGGCTTGGAAACATACCAGAACATTGGGAGGTTGAACGTACTCGGTGGCTATTTAAAGAACGAAATGAACGTTCGGAAACAGGTGAGGAAGAAATGCTTACTGTTTCGCATATAACCGGTGTTACATCACGGTCGGAGAAGGATGTGAATATGTTTGAAGCCGAATCAAATGAAGGGTATAAAATCTGCTTCCCTGGCGATTTGGTCATCAACACACTTTGGGCTTGGATGGGTGCTATGGGAATATCGCCTTTGCATGGCATTGTCAGTCCAGCTTATCATGTATACATACCCTTAAGCCGCATCGAACCTGCCTATATTGACACTATCGTTCGCCTACCCATATTCGCCAGCGAAGTGACTCGATACTCGAAAGGCGTTTGGTCGTCACGTCTCAGACTGTATCCAGAAGGCTTGTACGAAGTTTACCTACCTGTACCGCCTTTAGAGGAACAACGACAAATAGTAGATCACATTAAAGTTGAACTTAATAAAATCAACAAGTTCCAATCTGCTGCTGAGCAAAGCATTACATTGCTAAAAGAGCGTCGGTCAGCGTTGATAACGGCGGCTGTGACAGGACAAATAGAAATTCCAGTATAG
- a CDS encoding AAA family ATPase, with translation MRIRELSITNYRPFGKTKKLEFKENFSVIAGINGRGKTAILDAIALLSSRLLPQIAPAGSGFRKIDISDIHSDALETDLSFKLNCAGIPLDYSLHFYRESKRIDTTKLTPAVRKEIRNKYGDPSRADDQAPLAVYYTTDRAGYRFPKALPKAVRIGQSMAYNGALFNRTVDYKDFLARFRVVNTRRQEQNSSMERRAFNAISQTIELFLDGFTKLRVEDDPPRLLINKDGETRDIRQLSDGQRSFIALICDLGRRLALANPELENPLNGAGVVLIDELELHLHPKWQLEVSEKLRNTFPNIQFIVTTHSPFIIQTARQGEVITLDGELEIDPYGKSLEEVAKYVMDVENTEYSPRIKNMRETARLYLQLAEEAKTASPDRKQQIQRQIIRLLEPFSDNPAYTALLERKGIIEPEQ, from the coding sequence ATGAGAATTAGAGAGCTATCCATAACTAATTACCGGCCTTTCGGCAAAACGAAAAAACTGGAGTTTAAGGAAAACTTCTCGGTCATAGCTGGTATAAATGGGCGTGGAAAAACGGCAATTCTTGATGCGATTGCCCTTTTATCATCACGGCTCTTACCTCAGATTGCCCCTGCCGGAAGTGGATTCAGGAAAATAGATATATCTGACATCCACTCCGATGCACTTGAAACAGATTTATCATTTAAGTTGAATTGTGCTGGCATTCCACTTGACTATTCGCTTCATTTTTATAGAGAGTCAAAGAGGATTGACACCACAAAACTGACCCCGGCAGTCAGGAAAGAAATCCGGAACAAATATGGCGACCCAAGTCGTGCTGATGATCAGGCCCCTTTAGCCGTTTATTATACAACAGATAGAGCTGGTTACCGCTTTCCCAAAGCGCTTCCCAAAGCCGTTCGTATAGGCCAGTCAATGGCTTATAATGGTGCATTATTCAATCGCACAGTCGATTATAAAGACTTTTTAGCACGCTTTCGTGTGGTAAACACCCGAAGACAAGAGCAAAATTCGTCAATGGAAAGGAGAGCATTCAATGCTATCAGCCAGACAATAGAATTGTTCTTGGACGGGTTCACTAAGCTACGAGTTGAAGATGACCCTCCTAGACTTCTTATCAATAAGGACGGTGAAACCCGTGATATTCGACAGTTGTCAGATGGACAGCGTTCATTCATTGCGCTAATCTGCGATTTAGGAAGACGACTGGCTCTAGCTAACCCAGAGTTGGAGAACCCGTTGAATGGTGCCGGAGTAGTGTTAATTGATGAATTAGAATTACACTTACACCCCAAATGGCAGCTTGAAGTATCCGAAAAGCTGCGAAATACGTTTCCAAATATTCAGTTCATTGTAACGACGCATTCACCTTTCATCATTCAAACAGCTCGGCAAGGAGAAGTAATAACATTAGATGGTGAACTAGAGATTGATCCATATGGTAAAAGCCTTGAGGAAGTAGCGAAGTATGTGATGGATGTGGAGAATACTGAGTACAGTCCTCGCATAAAAAATATGCGAGAAACAGCCAGATTATACTTGCAACTTGCAGAAGAAGCAAAAACTGCGTCACCTGATCGGAAACAGCAAATACAACGGCAAATCATCAGGTTACTTGAGCCATTCTCCGATAATCCTGCTTATACGGCTCTTTTGGAAAGGAAAGGTATAATTGAACCGGAACAATAA
- a CDS encoding HNH endonuclease, with amino-acid sequence MRPVDKGVAPQAYTNYEDAKQDLTNRLGGYCSYCERRIATGLAVEHILPKDPALGHSHLRNEWTNFLLSCVNCNSAKKTTIINFATYLLPDRDNTFHYLIYKETGLVEVTLGLNATIEPMAQNICDLTALNRVEHDDWDDAVVFSALERAGQRVQAWEKAKDARQDYNNGEVNVRRICSEASATGFFSIWMAAFTGVKEVRLGLIQEFAHTAKDCFDADGNSISPRPANGLLNAGKA; translated from the coding sequence ATGCGACCAGTTGATAAAGGAGTTGCCCCTCAAGCATATACGAACTATGAAGATGCTAAACAGGATTTGACCAATAGGCTTGGGGGTTATTGTAGCTATTGTGAACGGCGCATTGCTACTGGCTTGGCAGTAGAGCACATCTTACCAAAGGACCCAGCTTTAGGCCATTCTCATCTTAGAAATGAATGGACTAATTTTTTATTAAGCTGTGTAAATTGTAATTCAGCAAAGAAGACCACTATAATCAATTTTGCTACTTATCTACTTCCTGATCGGGACAACACGTTCCATTACTTAATTTACAAAGAAACTGGACTTGTAGAAGTGACATTGGGATTGAACGCAACTATTGAGCCAATGGCTCAAAACATTTGTGATTTAACAGCTCTTAATCGTGTAGAGCATGATGATTGGGACGATGCAGTAGTGTTCTCAGCCTTAGAAAGAGCAGGCCAAAGAGTTCAAGCTTGGGAAAAAGCTAAAGATGCTCGCCAAGATTATAATAATGGCGAAGTTAATGTCCGTAGGATATGCTCAGAAGCATCAGCAACTGGCTTTTTTAGCATATGGATGGCTGCCTTTACTGGCGTAAAAGAAGTTCGACTAGGCCTAATACAGGAGTTCGCGCATACTGCAAAGGATTGTTTTGACGCTGATGGTAACTCAATATCTCCACGCCCTGCAAACGGGCTTCTTAACGCGGGTAAAGCATGA